The following proteins are encoded in a genomic region of Rhodanobacteraceae bacterium:
- a CDS encoding magnesium transporter — translation MPTLIERVRATDLKSAAHLLSPHSDAEIAQVLAALSTGQAVEVLEEFPRERRATIAAETAAGPDWLEGHRYPEGSVGRLMERAPAVFPQTALVGEVIDTLRNVIRTKQIVYVFCINQQRFLTGVVAFRELLYSAREDTLESVMVRSPFALQPGTPLPDAMREVVTRHYPVYPVCSESGQLLGQVKGSVLFEQQAFEISAQAGAMVGVEKEERLGTPWPRSLRFRHPWLQRNLLTAFVAGAVVGLFQDTVDRIVLLAVFIPVLSGQCSNTGCQALAVTLRGMTLNEVKPGSALRLMGKEAWLGFLNGALTGVVAAIVMYVLAMMQKSDAPLTLSLITFAAMTVSCMISGMAGAGVPLFLKRLGADPATASSIFLTTATDVVSMGAFLGLAAWLVI, via the coding sequence ATGCCCACGCTGATCGAGCGGGTGCGCGCGACCGATCTGAAAAGCGCGGCGCACCTGCTGTCACCGCACAGCGATGCGGAAATTGCTCAGGTACTCGCCGCCCTGAGTACCGGACAGGCGGTCGAGGTGCTGGAGGAGTTTCCGCGCGAGCGCCGCGCGACGATCGCCGCGGAGACCGCGGCGGGCCCGGACTGGCTGGAAGGACACCGCTATCCCGAAGGCAGCGTCGGACGCCTGATGGAGCGCGCGCCCGCGGTCTTCCCGCAGACCGCGCTGGTCGGCGAGGTGATCGACACCCTGCGCAACGTGATCCGCACCAAGCAGATCGTCTATGTCTTCTGCATCAACCAGCAGCGCTTCCTCACCGGCGTGGTCGCCTTCCGCGAACTGTTGTATTCGGCGCGCGAAGACACCCTGGAATCGGTGATGGTCCGCTCGCCATTCGCGCTGCAACCGGGCACGCCGCTGCCCGATGCGATGCGCGAGGTGGTCACGCGGCACTACCCGGTCTATCCAGTGTGCAGCGAGTCCGGGCAGCTGCTCGGGCAGGTCAAGGGCTCGGTCCTGTTCGAGCAGCAGGCCTTCGAGATCTCGGCGCAGGCCGGTGCGATGGTCGGCGTCGAAAAGGAAGAACGCCTGGGCACGCCCTGGCCGCGCTCGCTGCGTTTCCGCCACCCCTGGCTGCAGCGGAACCTGCTGACCGCCTTCGTCGCCGGTGCCGTGGTCGGCCTGTTCCAGGACACGGTGGACCGCATCGTGCTGCTGGCGGTGTTCATCCCGGTACTGTCCGGGCAGTGCAGCAACACCGGCTGCCAGGCGCTGGCAGTGACCCTGCGCGGAATGACGCTGAACGAGGTCAAGCCCGGCAGCGCGTTGCGTCTGATGGGCAAGGAAGCCTGGCTCGGCTTCCTCAACGGCGCGCTGACCGGCGTGGTGGCTGCCATCGTGATGTACGTGCTCGCAATGATGCAGAAGTCCGATGCCCCGCTGACGCTGAGCCTGATCACCTTCGCCGCCATGACCGTCAGTTGCATGATCAGCGGCATGGCCGGCGCCGGCGTACCCTTGTTCCTGAAACGCCTCGGCGCGGATCCCGCCACCGCATCGAGCATCTTCCTGACCACCGCCACCGACGTGGTCAGCATGGGCGCCTTCCTGGGGTTGGCAGCGTGGCTGGTGATTTGA
- a CDS encoding ammonium transporter — protein sequence MKRWLTGLPLMLAAGAACAQDAPTLSAGDTAWMLTATALVLFMTIPGLALFYGGLVRAKNVLSVLMQCFAITALVTVIWVVYGYSMTFSTTGMEQGVVNLNSIVGAFDKAFFAGVARDGLIVAIPESVFATFQLTFAIITVALIVGAIAERMRFSALLIFSVLWVTLVYFPMAHMVWSGNGGLLWDWGVLDFAGGTVVHINAGIAALVGCLVLGKRKGFPNTAMPPHNLTYTVIGASMLWVGWFGFNAGSAVAANASAGMAMLVTQVATAAGVIGWMAVEWAVHKKPSVLGAASGAVAGLVAITPASGTCGPGGALVIGLAAGVICYFAATRLKRALGYDDSLDVFGVHAVGGIIGAVLTGVFADASLGGAGLAEGQTIAGQVWVQVKSVLFTVLYSGVLTFIILKLVGLVVPLRVTLDEETEGLDLVLHDERGYNL from the coding sequence ATGAAACGATGGCTAACCGGACTACCGCTAATGCTCGCTGCGGGTGCGGCCTGCGCCCAGGACGCGCCTACCTTGAGCGCGGGCGACACCGCGTGGATGCTGACTGCCACGGCGCTGGTGCTGTTCATGACCATTCCCGGGCTTGCGCTGTTCTACGGCGGCCTGGTGCGCGCCAAGAACGTGCTCTCGGTCCTGATGCAGTGTTTTGCGATCACTGCGCTCGTCACCGTGATCTGGGTGGTCTACGGCTACTCGATGACTTTCAGCACGACCGGCATGGAACAGGGCGTGGTCAACCTGAACTCGATCGTCGGTGCCTTCGACAAGGCCTTCTTCGCCGGCGTCGCCCGCGATGGACTCATCGTGGCCATCCCGGAGAGCGTGTTCGCCACTTTCCAGTTGACCTTCGCGATCATCACGGTCGCGCTGATCGTGGGTGCGATCGCCGAACGCATGCGCTTCTCGGCGCTGCTGATCTTCTCGGTGCTGTGGGTCACGCTGGTCTATTTCCCGATGGCGCACATGGTGTGGTCCGGCAACGGCGGCCTGCTGTGGGACTGGGGCGTGCTCGACTTCGCCGGTGGCACCGTGGTGCACATCAATGCCGGTATCGCAGCGCTGGTCGGCTGCCTCGTGCTCGGCAAGCGCAAGGGCTTCCCGAACACCGCGATGCCGCCGCACAACCTCACCTACACTGTGATCGGCGCTTCGATGCTGTGGGTCGGCTGGTTCGGCTTCAATGCCGGCTCGGCAGTCGCCGCCAATGCCAGCGCCGGCATGGCGATGCTGGTCACCCAGGTGGCCACGGCGGCCGGCGTGATCGGCTGGATGGCGGTCGAGTGGGCGGTGCACAAGAAGCCCTCGGTGCTGGGTGCGGCCTCGGGCGCAGTTGCGGGTCTGGTCGCGATCACCCCGGCCTCGGGCACCTGCGGCCCCGGCGGTGCGCTGGTGATCGGCCTGGCCGCCGGCGTGATCTGCTATTTCGCTGCCACCCGCCTGAAGCGCGCGCTCGGCTACGATGACTCGCTGGATGTGTTCGGGGTGCACGCGGTCGGCGGCATCATCGGTGCGGTGCTGACGGGCGTCTTTGCCGATGCCAGCCTGGGTGGCGCGGGCCTGGCCGAGGGTCAGACCATCGCCGGGCAGGTCTGGGTGCAGGTCAAGAGCGTGCTGTTCACGGTGCTCTACAGTGGCGTCCTGACCTTCATCATCCTCAAGCTGGTTGGACTTGTCGTGCCGCTGCGTGTCACGCTCGACGAGGAAACCGAAGGCCTCGACCTCGTGCTGCACGACGAGCGCGGCTACAACCTCTGA
- a CDS encoding P-II family nitrogen regulator, translated as MKMVVAIIKPFKLDDVREALTEVGMTGITVTEVKGFGRQKGHTELYRGAEYVVDFLPKVKIEIAVTDERVDAVVDAVRKAANTGRIGDGKIFVYNLDQVVRIRTGELDGDAL; from the coding sequence ATGAAAATGGTCGTAGCCATCATCAAGCCGTTCAAGCTCGACGACGTGCGCGAGGCGCTCACCGAGGTCGGCATGACCGGCATCACGGTCACCGAGGTCAAGGGTTTCGGGCGCCAGAAGGGCCACACGGAGCTGTACCGCGGCGCCGAGTACGTGGTCGATTTCCTGCCCAAGGTGAAGATCGAGATCGCGGTCACCGACGAGCGCGTCGACGCCGTGGTCGATGCGGTGCGCAAGGCGGCCAACACCGGCCGCATCGGCGACGGCAAGATCTTCGTCTACAACCTCGACCAGGTCGTGCGAATCCGTACCGGCGAACTGGACGGGGACGCGCTGTAG
- a CDS encoding polysaccharide deacetylase family protein, producing MQHRALVLCYHSTNVNGHDYAANDHVALREDLRTVEAFGARLVHALDAVTRPLADEPRVAITFDDGMVLDALDFEHPAWGHQDSFLRILREHHAAGGQHCVAASFVIASPSARAELDRKDFLSLDVWHDDWWPAAIASGYLTIENHSWDHNHPSLERSVQRDNQRGSFRVIDTQADAMAEIAQASDYIERRCGRRPQLFAYPWGEDNAYLVEDFFPMHAAELGLRGAFITSGDTRAPCSRWRIPRPVCGTDWRSPVELSALLHHHFSREAPHV from the coding sequence ATGCAACACCGCGCGCTCGTCCTCTGCTACCACTCGACCAACGTCAATGGCCACGACTACGCGGCCAACGATCATGTCGCGCTGCGCGAGGATCTGCGCACCGTCGAGGCCTTCGGCGCGCGGTTGGTGCACGCGCTGGACGCGGTCACGCGGCCGCTGGCGGATGAGCCGCGCGTCGCCATCACCTTCGACGACGGCATGGTACTGGACGCGCTCGACTTCGAGCACCCCGCCTGGGGCCACCAGGATTCCTTCCTGCGCATCCTGCGCGAACACCATGCCGCCGGCGGCCAGCACTGTGTGGCGGCGAGCTTCGTCATCGCCAGCCCGTCCGCGCGCGCGGAGCTCGACCGCAAGGACTTCCTGTCGCTGGATGTCTGGCACGACGACTGGTGGCCCGCAGCCATTGCCAGCGGCTACCTGACCATCGAGAACCATAGCTGGGACCACAACCACCCTTCGCTCGAGCGCAGCGTGCAGCGCGACAACCAGCGCGGCAGCTTCCGCGTGATCGACACGCAGGCCGACGCGATGGCCGAGATCGCCCAGGCGAGCGACTACATCGAGCGCCGCTGCGGGCGCCGGCCGCAGTTGTTCGCCTATCCCTGGGGCGAGGACAACGCCTACCTGGTCGAAGATTTCTTCCCCATGCATGCCGCGGAACTCGGGCTGCGCGGCGCGTTCATCACTTCCGGCGACACCCGCGCGCCGTGCAGCCGCTGGCGCATTCCGAGGCCAGTCTGCGGCACCGACTGGCGCTCGCCGGTCGAGTTATCCGCCCTGCTCCACCACCATTTCAGCCGCGAGGCCCCGCATGTCTGA
- a CDS encoding 2OG-Fe(II) oxygenase has translation MHDLIEFYPDALTPDACAAIIQRFEASPHRQPGQVGSGVDRTLKDSRDLTISQHADWRDVEQMLNTAMMRSLCAYLRKYPQVLIAPLALGWRDPDNGQERLLRADDFPRIPEQQLSDIARYAFRPGAINVQGYTADQGGYPYWHCEQYPRDTQCEALHRVLLWTAYLNDGFEEGETEFLFQQRKVAPKTGAMVIAPAAFTHTHRGNRPRGGDKYIATSWVLFRRAEQLFVQR, from the coding sequence ATGCACGACCTCATCGAGTTCTACCCCGATGCGCTGACGCCCGATGCGTGCGCAGCGATCATCCAGCGCTTCGAAGCCAGTCCGCATCGCCAGCCCGGCCAGGTGGGCTCCGGCGTGGATCGCACGCTCAAGGACAGCCGCGATTTGACCATCAGCCAGCACGCCGACTGGCGCGATGTGGAGCAGATGCTGAACACCGCGATGATGCGCTCGCTGTGCGCCTACCTGCGCAAGTACCCGCAGGTGCTGATCGCGCCGCTGGCGCTCGGCTGGCGCGATCCCGACAACGGCCAGGAACGGCTGCTGCGCGCCGATGACTTTCCGCGCATCCCCGAGCAGCAACTGTCCGACATCGCGCGCTACGCCTTCCGTCCGGGGGCGATCAACGTGCAGGGCTACACCGCCGACCAGGGCGGCTATCCCTATTGGCACTGCGAGCAGTACCCGCGCGACACCCAGTGCGAGGCGCTGCACCGGGTCCTGCTGTGGACCGCCTACCTCAACGACGGATTCGAGGAAGGCGAGACCGAGTTCCTGTTCCAGCAGCGCAAGGTGGCACCGAAGACCGGCGCGATGGTGATCGCCCCGGCAGCGTTCACCCATACCCACCGCGGCAACCGTCCGCGCGGCGGCGACAAGTACATCGCCACCTCCTGGGTGCTGTTCCGGCGCGCCGAGCAGTTGTTCGTGCAGCGCTGA
- a CDS encoding HNH endonuclease, whose protein sequence is MVADLHTTRVLSLDSSGRILDWISWQSAVCLYVRDAVSWTLGQPCLTVHGGLNRDSGEQSVIHLHPIVASRSRAKAQGCDPAPGLTNQALFARDRHLCLYCGQQFMRAELTRDHVLPLSRGGRDVWENVVSACLACNVRKGSRTPQQAGMPLLAVPFRPSWVEHLILSNRHILADQMDFLVSHLPRKQRGG, encoded by the coding sequence ATGGTCGCTGATCTCCACACTACGCGTGTGTTGTCGCTGGACAGTTCCGGTCGCATTCTCGACTGGATCAGTTGGCAGTCCGCGGTGTGTCTGTATGTACGCGATGCGGTGTCCTGGACCCTTGGCCAGCCCTGCCTGACCGTCCATGGCGGGCTGAATCGCGACAGCGGCGAGCAGAGCGTCATCCATCTGCATCCGATCGTCGCCAGCCGCTCACGCGCCAAGGCGCAGGGCTGCGATCCGGCCCCGGGGCTGACCAACCAGGCGCTGTTCGCGCGCGACCGCCATCTGTGCCTGTACTGCGGCCAGCAGTTCATGCGCGCCGAACTCACTCGCGATCACGTCCTGCCGCTCTCGCGCGGCGGTCGCGATGTGTGGGAGAACGTGGTGTCGGCCTGTCTCGCGTGCAATGTGCGCAAAGGCAGCCGCACCCCGCAGCAGGCCGGCATGCCCCTGCTCGCGGTGCCCTTCCGGCCGAGTTGGGTGGAGCATCTGATCCTGTCCAACCGCCACATCCTGGCGGACCAGATGGATTTCCTGGTCAGTCACCTCCCGCGCAAGCAGCGGGGCGGGTAG
- a CDS encoding TIGR00266 family protein produces MHQWYFSYNGAQSGPLEHAAAVAQAQRDSNGYCWRAGFAEWVPIAHVAELRQSEGTAMAAPPPPRGAMRADEIDYTIYGEDMQFVEIELDPGESCVAEAGTLMYKDVAIKMETVFGDGSQQSSGGGFFDKLVGAGKRLITGESLFTTVFTHGGSGKGRAAFAAPYPGTIIPMTLSNFGGMIVCQKDSFLAAAKGVQIGIFFQKKILTGLFGGEGLIMQKLEGDGLVFVHAGGTVVERELKAGETIHVDTGCVVALTSSVHFDVEQVGGVKSILFGGEGLFFARLTGPGHVWLQSLPFSRLAGRMYAAAYQKGGSKDEGSILGGLGGIISGDRGF; encoded by the coding sequence ATGCACCAATGGTACTTCAGCTACAACGGCGCCCAGTCCGGGCCGCTCGAGCATGCCGCCGCCGTGGCCCAGGCGCAGCGGGATTCCAATGGCTATTGCTGGCGCGCCGGCTTCGCCGAATGGGTGCCGATCGCCCACGTTGCCGAGTTGCGCCAGAGCGAAGGCACGGCGATGGCGGCGCCGCCGCCGCCGCGCGGCGCGATGCGTGCCGATGAGATCGACTACACGATCTACGGCGAAGACATGCAGTTCGTGGAAATCGAACTCGACCCGGGCGAAAGCTGCGTGGCCGAGGCCGGCACCCTGATGTACAAGGATGTCGCGATCAAGATGGAGACCGTGTTCGGCGACGGCAGTCAGCAGTCCTCGGGCGGCGGCTTCTTCGACAAGCTGGTCGGCGCCGGCAAGCGTTTGATCACCGGCGAGAGCCTGTTCACCACGGTGTTCACCCACGGTGGCAGCGGCAAGGGCCGCGCGGCCTTCGCAGCGCCCTACCCCGGCACCATCATCCCGATGACGCTGTCCAACTTCGGCGGAATGATCGTGTGCCAGAAGGACAGCTTCCTCGCCGCGGCGAAGGGCGTGCAGATCGGCATTTTCTTCCAGAAGAAGATCCTCACCGGCCTGTTCGGCGGCGAGGGACTCATCATGCAGAAGCTGGAAGGCGACGGCCTGGTGTTCGTGCACGCCGGTGGTACCGTTGTCGAACGTGAGCTCAAGGCGGGCGAGACCATCCACGTCGACACCGGCTGCGTTGTTGCGCTGACCAGCAGCGTGCACTTCGACGTCGAGCAGGTCGGCGGCGTCAAGAGCATCCTGTTCGGCGGCGAAGGCCTGTTCTTCGCGCGCCTGACCGGCCCCGGCCATGTCTGGCTGCAGAGCCTGCCGTTCTCGCGCCTCGCCGGGCGCATGTACGCCGCCGCCTACCAGAAGGGCGGCAGCAAGGACGAAGGATCGATCCTCGGCGGCCTCGGCGGCATCATCAGCGGCGACCGCGGATTCTGA
- a CDS encoding tellurite resistance TerB family protein: protein MFDVEKLLGQMLSGGIGGGKRERRRSSSFGIPGVSKAQLGVGAIGIAIAAWEHYKSKSGAPAQAPAGAPQPMATMPPPPPPPPMRPPQATPAVVPVAPTPVASTPDPAPQAQQADATHLIRAMIAAANADGLIDAEERAGILERAMEAGLDAATQQFLMGELRAPASMDEIVAATRPELRLETYAASLIAISIDSDAERAYLDRLAAALGLSPDDRARVAEQIGA from the coding sequence ATGTTCGACGTGGAGAAACTGCTCGGCCAGATGCTGTCGGGCGGCATCGGAGGCGGCAAGCGCGAGCGACGCCGCTCTTCCAGCTTCGGCATCCCTGGTGTGAGCAAGGCCCAACTGGGCGTGGGCGCGATCGGCATCGCGATCGCCGCCTGGGAGCACTACAAGTCCAAGTCCGGCGCCCCGGCACAGGCGCCGGCCGGCGCACCGCAGCCGATGGCAACGATGCCGCCTCCGCCGCCGCCCCCACCGATGAGGCCGCCGCAGGCCACGCCTGCTGTCGTGCCGGTGGCGCCGACGCCCGTCGCGTCGACGCCTGATCCGGCGCCCCAGGCGCAGCAGGCCGACGCCACCCACCTGATCCGCGCGATGATCGCGGCGGCCAATGCCGACGGCCTGATCGACGCCGAGGAACGCGCCGGAATTCTCGAGCGCGCGATGGAAGCGGGCCTGGATGCCGCCACGCAGCAGTTCCTGATGGGCGAGTTGCGCGCACCCGCGAGCATGGATGAAATCGTCGCCGCGACCCGTCCGGAGCTGCGCCTGGAAACCTACGCCGCCTCGCTGATCGCCATCAGCATCGACAGCGATGCCGAACGCGCCTACCTCGACCGACTCGCCGCCGCGCTCGGACTGTCGCCGGACGACCGAGCGCGCGTGGCCGAGCAGATCGGCGCCTGA
- a CDS encoding diacylglycerol kinase encodes MASIESRGPRQMLQAFRYSMQGLQAAWRFESSFRLESYLFMLLAPLGLWLGADAIEKALMLGVLVLVLVVELLNGAIEAIVDKTTPEFNELAGRSKDMGSAAVFLCMVNVVAVWGLILVPRYVGN; translated from the coding sequence ATGGCGAGCATCGAATCGCGCGGTCCGCGGCAGATGCTGCAGGCTTTCCGCTACTCCATGCAGGGGCTGCAAGCTGCCTGGCGTTTCGAAAGCTCGTTCCGGCTTGAGTCGTACCTGTTCATGCTGCTCGCACCGTTGGGCCTGTGGCTGGGTGCGGACGCGATCGAAAAGGCGCTGATGCTGGGCGTGCTGGTGCTGGTCCTGGTGGTGGAACTGCTGAACGGCGCGATCGAAGCGATCGTCGACAAGACCACGCCGGAATTCAATGAACTCGCTGGCCGCTCCAAGGACATGGGATCGGCGGCGGTGTTTCTGTGCATGGTGAACGTGGTGGCGGTCTGGGGACTGATCCTGGTGCCGCGCTACGTGGGGAACTGA
- a CDS encoding TerC family protein translates to MEHLLTTEGLIALLTLSTLEIVLGIDNLVFLSIVTARLPPEQRPSARRFGIALACVTRIMLLLSLSWLAGMTHSLFSVGGMGFSVRDLVLIVGGLFLLVKATMEIHAEVEGDGDGDSSARPASSYWGAIAMIAVIDIVFSLDSVITAVGMVNNIPIMVAAILVSVAIMLLASNPVANFIERRPTLKMLALSFLILVGVALIADGFEFHIPRAYLYFAMAFSAGVEALNILVRRRQERVPVDGE, encoded by the coding sequence ATGGAACACCTGCTGACCACGGAAGGCCTGATTGCACTGCTGACGCTGTCGACGCTGGAGATCGTGCTCGGCATCGACAATCTGGTGTTTCTGTCGATCGTCACCGCGCGCCTGCCGCCGGAGCAACGTCCCAGCGCCCGACGCTTCGGTATCGCGCTGGCCTGCGTCACCCGGATCATGCTGCTGCTGAGCCTGTCCTGGCTGGCCGGGATGACGCATTCGTTGTTCAGCGTCGGGGGCATGGGCTTCTCCGTGCGCGACCTGGTGCTGATCGTCGGTGGCCTGTTCCTGCTGGTCAAGGCGACCATGGAGATCCACGCGGAGGTCGAGGGCGACGGCGATGGTGACAGCAGCGCGCGCCCGGCCTCCAGTTACTGGGGCGCGATCGCCATGATCGCGGTGATCGACATCGTGTTCTCGCTCGATTCGGTGATCACCGCGGTTGGTATGGTCAACAACATCCCGATCATGGTCGCCGCGATCCTGGTGTCGGTCGCGATCATGCTGCTCGCCAGCAACCCGGTGGCCAACTTCATCGAGCGTCGCCCGACCCTGAAGATGCTCGCGCTGTCCTTCCTGATCCTGGTCGGCGTGGCCCTCATCGCCGACGGCTTCGAGTTCCACATCCCGCGCGCCTACCTGTACTTCGCGATGGCCTTCTCGGCTGGCGTCGAGGCGCTGAACATCCTGGTGCGCCGGCGCCAGGAGCGTGTGCCGGTGGACGGGGAGTAG
- a CDS encoding MFS transporter translates to MSNATVAHREFLGHPVGLYVCFMTEMWERFSFYGMKALLFLYLTKYHLFNDSDGYVLLGTYAGLAYALPLLGGMIADRWLGMRKAVLFGGALLVLGQLGMAWTGDPATGSVGAAVRDGLAIQVMYLSLALIAVGVGFLKPNISTIVGRLYADNDPRRDSGFTIFYMGINVGAALSSLIVAYIGENYGWGYGFALAGVMMAAGLVQFVWGQKHLMGQAEPPHPANLKEIVFGLPREWVIYLSGLVTVVVVWQILQTKIDFGPLTALAGGHEVTLTEVVAVVMGLGLAIWFVRFLFSGLTSIERGKMIVLMVLISISALFWGIYEQSYGTWVAFAERGMDRTTFGVEWTAGQTTSFGAIFVILFSPIFAWLWPRLDKLGLNPSLSAKFGWGLIFCGLGTGLLGIAAQNPGSDGLVSLWWMIAAYAILVLGEMVLSPIGLSAVTTLSVPRVVGMMMGAWFLASAFGEMVAGRFGTWASIDPRPDGSFDTAAALVVYADVFFRLMWIGVAAGVVMLVLTPWMKRASGGAR, encoded by the coding sequence GTGTCGAATGCCACCGTCGCCCATCGCGAATTCCTCGGCCATCCGGTCGGCTTGTACGTCTGCTTCATGACCGAGATGTGGGAGCGCTTTTCCTTCTACGGCATGAAGGCGCTGCTGTTCCTCTACCTGACGAAGTACCACCTGTTCAACGACAGCGACGGCTATGTGCTGCTCGGCACCTACGCGGGCCTGGCCTACGCGTTGCCGCTGCTCGGCGGGATGATCGCGGACCGCTGGCTGGGCATGCGCAAGGCGGTGCTGTTCGGTGGGGCGCTGCTGGTGCTCGGCCAACTCGGCATGGCCTGGACCGGCGATCCGGCCACCGGCAGCGTCGGCGCCGCGGTCCGCGATGGCCTGGCGATCCAGGTGATGTACCTGTCGCTGGCGCTGATCGCGGTGGGCGTGGGCTTCCTCAAGCCGAACATCTCGACCATCGTCGGCCGCCTGTACGCCGACAATGATCCGCGCCGCGACTCGGGCTTCACCATCTTCTACATGGGCATCAACGTCGGCGCCGCGCTGTCCTCGCTGATCGTGGCCTACATCGGCGAAAACTACGGCTGGGGCTACGGCTTCGCACTGGCGGGCGTGATGATGGCGGCGGGCCTGGTGCAGTTCGTCTGGGGCCAGAAGCACCTGATGGGTCAGGCCGAACCGCCGCATCCGGCCAACCTGAAGGAGATCGTCTTCGGCCTGCCGCGCGAGTGGGTGATCTACCTCTCGGGCCTGGTCACGGTGGTGGTGGTCTGGCAGATCCTGCAGACCAAGATCGATTTCGGCCCGCTGACCGCGCTGGCGGGCGGCCACGAGGTCACCCTGACCGAGGTCGTCGCAGTGGTCATGGGCCTCGGCCTGGCCATCTGGTTCGTGCGCTTCCTGTTCAGTGGCCTGACCAGCATCGAGCGCGGCAAGATGATCGTGCTGATGGTGCTGATTTCGATCAGCGCGCTGTTCTGGGGCATCTACGAGCAGAGCTACGGCACCTGGGTGGCCTTCGCCGAGCGCGGCATGGACCGCACCACCTTTGGCGTCGAATGGACCGCCGGGCAGACCACCTCCTTCGGTGCCATTTTCGTGATCCTGTTCAGCCCGATCTTTGCCTGGCTATGGCCGCGACTGGACAAGCTGGGCTTGAATCCCAGCCTGTCGGCGAAGTTCGGCTGGGGCCTGATCTTCTGCGGCCTGGGCACCGGCCTGCTCGGCATCGCGGCGCAGAATCCGGGCAGCGACGGCTTGGTCAGCTTGTGGTGGATGATCGCGGCCTACGCGATCCTGGTCCTCGGCGAAATGGTGCTGTCGCCGATCGGCCTCTCGGCAGTGACCACGCTCTCGGTGCCGCGCGTGGTCGGCATGATGATGGGCGCGTGGTTCCTGGCCTCGGCCTTCGGCGAGATGGTCGCGGGCCGCTTCGGCACCTGGGCCTCGATTGACCCGCGCCCGGACGGCAGTTTCGACACCGCTGCTGCGCTGGTGGTCTACGCCGATGTGTTCTTCCGCCTGATGTGGATCGGCGTGGCCGCGGGCGTGGTCATGCTGGTGCTGACCCCGTGGATGAAGCGCGCCAGCGGCGGCGCGCGCTGA